In Dermatophilus congolensis, a genomic segment contains:
- a CDS encoding ABC-2 transporter permease, which yields MNNPATSSHNMVGATGVFAALRLDVSQATGGWGTLVGASFMCGAISAASVLAAPESSLPFGLFAFVAVPLMSLLSSMGQADNGGMMRAVFPLSRRDVVYGRYLLVGVIAAIVLIVHVAVSALIGYVMQTSPGQQYFSALLTAVMATTGIAAGLRCAVRLSQFVATLCALLTAVMTALLLPAVWSVTFGSYEICAASHMLGAAVALLATGFFVTACCLSTARASEKTDI from the coding sequence ATGAATAACCCGGCCACTAGCTCTCACAACATGGTCGGCGCGACCGGTGTGTTTGCCGCTTTACGGTTAGACGTTTCTCAGGCTACGGGGGGATGGGGCACCTTGGTAGGGGCGTCTTTTATGTGCGGAGCCATCTCGGCAGCGAGCGTGCTCGCTGCGCCTGAAAGCAGTTTGCCCTTCGGGCTTTTCGCGTTCGTCGCGGTGCCCCTTATGTCCTTGCTGTCTTCGATGGGGCAGGCAGATAACGGCGGGATGATGCGCGCGGTATTTCCTCTTTCTCGCCGAGATGTTGTTTACGGACGCTACCTCTTGGTGGGAGTCATCGCAGCGATCGTGCTCATCGTGCACGTAGCGGTCAGTGCGCTCATTGGGTACGTCATGCAGACATCGCCTGGCCAGCAGTATTTCTCCGCGCTGCTCACTGCCGTTATGGCAACGACGGGCATAGCGGCCGGTTTGCGGTGCGCAGTACGACTTTCTCAATTCGTGGCAACTTTGTGTGCCCTGCTGACTGCAGTAATGACGGCTTTGCTCTTGCCTGCTGTGTGGTCAGTGACTTTTGGTTCCTACGAGATCTGCGCAGCCAGCCACATGCTTGGTGCTGCAGTTGCGCTGCTTGCAACCGGGTTTTTCGTGACCGCCTGCTGCCTGTCCACGGCGCGGGCAAGCGAAAAAACAGACATATGA
- a CDS encoding mesaconyl-C4 CoA hydratase produces the protein MAASDINDGVDMVRRHGILSPGPCARLAHLLDLEAPTDVVPVGWHILYLLNNPTTAELGEDGHVARGVPGAGALGRMFAGGRITTHRPLVFGQSAQRQIRTLPPVHKQGRTGALTFVTVEHSIIQGGQVAVTEHQNLVYRDLSSTGSRGELTAPPVRSIAEDEPRCELDVDEVMLFRFSALTYNAHRIHFDRDWCRRSGYPDLVVHGPLMALLGSELARRQGIDLIGREYIYRVEASAFGAQRITAVPAVEGLGSGVEVLAADGTRTVTGHFSAP, from the coding sequence ATGGCTGCCAGCGACATAAACGATGGTGTCGACATGGTTCGTCGCCACGGCATTCTTTCTCCCGGGCCGTGCGCACGCCTGGCACACCTTTTGGATCTGGAAGCTCCCACGGATGTGGTGCCGGTTGGGTGGCACATTCTTTACCTGTTGAACAATCCCACCACAGCTGAGCTGGGCGAAGATGGGCACGTCGCGCGTGGCGTACCCGGTGCTGGTGCGCTTGGTCGCATGTTTGCTGGTGGCCGTATTACTACGCACCGCCCTTTGGTTTTTGGGCAGAGCGCACAGCGACAGATTCGAACCTTGCCGCCGGTGCATAAACAAGGACGCACGGGGGCGTTGACGTTCGTGACGGTTGAGCACAGCATCATCCAGGGCGGGCAGGTCGCTGTTACTGAGCATCAAAACCTTGTCTACCGTGACCTCAGTTCTACCGGGAGCAGGGGGGAGTTGACGGCGCCGCCAGTGCGCAGCATCGCGGAGGATGAGCCGCGGTGCGAGCTGGATGTGGATGAGGTGATGCTGTTCCGGTTTTCGGCGTTGACGTATAACGCGCACCGTATCCATTTTGACCGTGACTGGTGTCGCCGTAGTGGCTACCCAGATCTGGTTGTGCATGGCCCGCTGATGGCGTTGTTAGGTAGTGAGTTGGCTAGGCGGCAAGGTATTGACCTCATCGGACGTGAATACATTTACCGGGTGGAGGCTTCTGCGTTTGGGGCGCAGCGAATCACAGCGGTCCCGGCGGTTGAGGGGCTAGGCAGCGGCGTGGAGGTCCTAGCTGCGGACGGCACTCGCACTGTCACGGGGCATTTTTCTGCCCCGTGA
- a CDS encoding acyl-CoA thioesterase, which yields MTHDETLNEFDPLADLLETLDLHDADSTTGTDGTIRDRFTGRSQPTPHGRIFGGQVLAQSIIAAGRSVACSREEEMNIHSHQVNYLHPGDPNIPLEFVVERLRESRSYSTRRVHILQNGRPILAAMSSFARPNDGFDHQIEAPHVLGPEGLPSLSEDLYPMPATEPGNWVLRRAVEIRHVQGHVAFSPASDPQETQQVWFKTIGELPDDSLLHAAILAYASDWVLLDPVLRRHGIAWFDPRLRVASLDQTMWFHRRMRADQWVMFNQSSPTAAHGRGLCLGHMYTADGTLGVTAAQEGMVHIRD from the coding sequence GTGACCCACGACGAGACTCTCAATGAATTCGACCCGCTGGCCGATCTTCTAGAAACCCTCGACCTTCACGACGCCGACTCCACCACCGGCACAGACGGAACTATCCGTGACAGGTTCACCGGCCGTAGCCAGCCCACGCCTCATGGTCGCATCTTCGGCGGACAAGTACTCGCCCAGTCCATCATCGCCGCTGGCCGCAGCGTCGCCTGCAGCCGCGAGGAGGAGATGAACATTCACTCCCACCAGGTCAACTACCTCCATCCTGGTGACCCCAATATTCCCCTGGAGTTCGTTGTTGAGCGTCTCCGCGAATCCCGCTCCTACTCCACCCGGCGCGTCCACATTCTTCAAAACGGCCGCCCCATCCTCGCTGCGATGAGCTCCTTCGCCCGCCCCAACGACGGCTTCGACCACCAGATCGAAGCACCCCACGTCCTCGGCCCCGAAGGACTGCCCAGCCTGTCCGAAGACCTCTACCCCATGCCCGCCACCGAACCGGGAAACTGGGTACTCCGCCGGGCCGTTGAGATCCGGCACGTCCAGGGGCATGTTGCCTTCTCACCGGCCAGCGATCCCCAAGAAACCCAGCAAGTCTGGTTCAAAACCATCGGTGAACTCCCCGACGATTCACTCTTGCACGCCGCGATCCTTGCCTACGCCTCGGACTGGGTACTCCTCGACCCGGTACTACGCCGCCACGGCATCGCCTGGTTCGATCCCCGGCTACGCGTGGCCAGCCTGGACCAAACTATGTGGTTCCATCGGCGCATGCGCGCAGACCAATGGGTCATGTTCAACCAGTCCTCCCCGACAGCAGCTCACGGGCGTGGCCTATGCCTAGGCCACATGTACACCGCAGACGGCACACTCGGTGTCACCGCAGCCCAAGAAGGCATGGTGCACATCCGCGACTAG
- a CDS encoding ABC transporter substrate-binding protein, translated as MRLSKVSAIVAAALLVLTACSNASTGSKPTGTSPASAAAGTGMFPVVVNTSIGPVTLKSQPQRIVSLSPSATESLFAIGAGKQVVAADKYSTYPQGAPATDLSGFEPIVEAIVKHKPDLVVISNDVNGLAASLKKLNIPVLLSPAPPTLDAGYGELAILGQASRHVNETTELVGTMRAQINAALTKAPNKPLSVYHELDDKYHSASSHSFIGSIYAKMSATNIADNADGPKSGYPQLTEEAIIKADPQVIVITDQSGYTAQDVARRPGWANVAAVKNGNVVTVNSDIASRWGPRLPHLVDQLAGALTKAAAGAGNSAAAQPTTAG; from the coding sequence ATGCGGTTGTCTAAAGTCAGCGCCATTGTTGCAGCAGCGCTGCTCGTTCTTACTGCCTGCAGTAATGCCTCTACTGGCAGTAAACCTACTGGCACTTCGCCTGCTAGCGCCGCTGCCGGGACGGGAATGTTCCCGGTTGTGGTGAACACCTCGATTGGCCCGGTCACGTTGAAGTCGCAGCCGCAACGGATTGTTTCGTTGTCGCCGAGCGCTACCGAATCGTTGTTTGCTATTGGTGCGGGTAAACAGGTGGTCGCTGCCGATAAATATTCCACGTATCCTCAGGGAGCTCCAGCTACAGATTTGTCTGGGTTTGAGCCGATTGTTGAAGCGATCGTCAAACATAAACCGGATCTTGTGGTTATCAGTAATGACGTTAATGGTTTGGCTGCATCGTTGAAGAAGCTGAATATTCCGGTGTTGCTTTCTCCTGCGCCGCCGACGCTTGATGCAGGGTATGGCGAGCTCGCTATTCTCGGGCAGGCCAGTAGGCATGTGAACGAGACGACGGAGCTCGTGGGGACGATGCGTGCGCAGATCAATGCTGCGTTGACTAAGGCACCGAATAAACCGCTGTCTGTCTATCACGAGCTTGATGACAAGTATCACTCGGCGAGTTCGCATAGTTTCATTGGGTCTATTTACGCCAAGATGAGCGCCACGAATATCGCTGATAATGCAGATGGCCCTAAAAGCGGGTATCCGCAGCTGACTGAGGAGGCCATTATTAAGGCTGATCCGCAGGTCATTGTGATCACTGACCAGTCGGGCTATACGGCCCAGGATGTGGCTCGCCGTCCGGGGTGGGCCAATGTTGCGGCAGTAAAAAACGGCAATGTCGTCACAGTAAATTCCGATATCGCATCCCGGTGGGGGCCGCGTTTGCCGCACCTGGTTGATCAGCTTGCTGGCGCGTTGACTAAAGCCGCTGCTGGGGCAGGGAATAGCGCTGCAGCCCAGCCCACCACAGCCGGATGA
- a CDS encoding iron chelate uptake ABC transporter family permease subunit: MFAGIPGVGSGSELADPVADLLWQIRFPRTVLALMVGASLSLAGASYQGVFHNPLADPYLLGASAGGRCGCCARAWVWCAVHGGAF, translated from the coding sequence ATGTTCGCGGGGATTCCTGGGGTTGGTTCCGGTAGCGAGTTGGCTGATCCTGTCGCGGATCTGTTGTGGCAGATCCGGTTTCCGCGCACTGTGCTTGCCTTGATGGTGGGGGCCTCGCTTTCTTTAGCGGGGGCTTCTTACCAAGGGGTTTTTCACAATCCTCTTGCTGATCCGTATCTTCTTGGCGCTTCTGCGGGGGGCAGGTGTGGGTGCTGTGCTCGCGCTTGGGTTTGGTGTGCAGTTCACGGTGGGGCCTTTTGA
- a CDS encoding FecCD family ABC transporter permease, translating to MGAVLALGFGVQFTVGPFEAVPMAAFVGALLAVAGSVVVARGSFFDPSTLLLAGVAVSSLCSATQAYLLQQLDQTRSREVLSWIFGRLAGDGWTPVVTFLPYFVVSVVVLLPQARWLDVLRLGDEQARSLGVNAARVRCVVIAAATFLTAAAVAVSGLIGFVGLVVPHVVRLVASHSYRAILPLSGLFGAGFLLLVDVGARTVSAPAELPIGVITAFVGAPFFAFILWRRKRVSV from the coding sequence GTGGGTGCTGTGCTCGCGCTTGGGTTTGGTGTGCAGTTCACGGTGGGGCCTTTTGAGGCGGTTCCAATGGCTGCTTTTGTGGGGGCGTTACTTGCGGTGGCGGGGTCGGTGGTGGTGGCGCGGGGGTCGTTTTTTGATCCTTCGACGTTGCTGTTGGCGGGGGTGGCGGTTTCCTCGTTGTGTTCGGCTACTCAGGCGTATCTTTTGCAGCAGCTTGATCAGACTCGGTCTCGTGAAGTGTTGAGTTGGATTTTTGGTCGGCTTGCTGGTGATGGGTGGACGCCGGTGGTGACGTTCTTGCCGTATTTCGTGGTGTCGGTGGTTGTTTTGTTGCCGCAGGCGCGGTGGCTAGATGTGTTGCGTCTTGGTGATGAGCAGGCTCGTTCTTTGGGGGTGAATGCGGCTCGGGTGCGGTGTGTTGTTATCGCTGCTGCGACTTTTTTGACGGCTGCGGCGGTGGCGGTCAGTGGGCTTATCGGGTTTGTTGGCCTGGTTGTTCCGCATGTGGTGCGTCTTGTCGCGAGTCATTCGTATCGGGCGATTTTGCCGTTGTCGGGTTTGTTTGGTGCGGGGTTTCTTCTTTTGGTTGATGTGGGGGCCCGGACTGTGTCTGCTCCGGCTGAGTTGCCTATTGGGGTGATTACGGCGTTTGTGGGGGCACCGTTTTTCGCTTTTATTCTTTGGCGCCGTAAGCGGGTGAGTGTATGA
- a CDS encoding ABC transporter ATP-binding protein: MSGFSSSQVGLALRVVDVAVDVGRAGGRRRVLHDVSVDFFVGEFVAVIGPNGSGKSTLLRALAGLVPHEGVVHTGVGGCPGPCDIALMPQSAQLPEGMSVAEYVLLGRTPYVRFFERHSFRDHAVVADVVERLGLGGLAGRSVRELSGGEAQRVMLARVLAQQAPVIVLDEPTSSLDIGTARDVLDFVDEHRRGEGVTVVAAIHDLTVAARYADRIVLLDQGRVRAVGVPGEVLCADVLSQVYRSPLVVHRIGEQFVVLPA, from the coding sequence ATGAGTGGGTTTTCGTCGTCGCAGGTGGGGCTTGCGTTGCGGGTGGTGGATGTCGCGGTTGATGTGGGGCGGGCTGGTGGGCGTCGCCGGGTTTTGCATGACGTTTCGGTGGATTTTTTTGTGGGGGAGTTTGTCGCTGTTATTGGGCCTAATGGGTCGGGTAAGTCCACGTTGTTGCGGGCGTTGGCGGGGTTGGTGCCGCATGAGGGAGTGGTGCACACGGGGGTCGGTGGGTGTCCGGGGCCGTGCGATATCGCTTTGATGCCGCAGTCTGCGCAGTTACCGGAGGGGATGAGTGTTGCTGAGTATGTGTTGCTGGGCAGGACTCCGTATGTGCGCTTTTTTGAGCGTCATTCGTTTCGTGATCATGCCGTTGTTGCTGATGTGGTGGAGCGGTTGGGTCTTGGTGGTTTGGCGGGTAGGTCGGTGAGGGAGCTTTCTGGTGGTGAGGCGCAGCGGGTGATGTTGGCGCGGGTGTTGGCGCAGCAGGCGCCGGTGATTGTTTTGGATGAGCCGACGAGTTCTTTGGATATCGGTACGGCCCGGGATGTGCTCGATTTTGTTGATGAGCATCGGCGGGGGGAGGGGGTGACGGTTGTTGCTGCTATTCACGATTTGACGGTTGCTGCGCGTTACGCGGATCGGATTGTGTTGCTTGATCAGGGGCGGGTGCGTGCTGTGGGGGTTCCTGGGGAAGTGTTGTGTGCGGATGTGCTTTCGCAGGTGTATCGCTCACCGTTGGTGGTGCATCGTATTGGTGAGCAGTTTGTGGTGTTGCCGGCGTAG
- a CDS encoding alpha-amylase family glycosyl hydrolase, protein MANPTSPSPYERMGGHAAFTTLISTFYDGVRNDPELRALYPEEDLGPAEERLLQFIEQYWGGPTTYSEKRGHPRLRMRHMPFAITPTQRDRWVTHMMKGVDAMGLPQPEDTALRAYLLRAADSLINTPEPQPLPWWKNAVVYQIYPRSFADANGDGIGDLPGITNNLHHIAELGVDAIWISPFYPSPMADAGYDVADYRNIDPTYGTLEDLDNLINRAHQLGLKIIIDIVPNHTSSSPPWFQQALNAAPNSPERDRYIFRQGRGPNGELPPNNWESNFSGPAWTRTDDGSWYLHLFDSAQPDLNWNNPHVHAEFESILRYWCDRGIDGFRIDVAHGLIKADGLPDTDPTLTPNDPTHHQPMYDQDGVHDIYRRWRRILNEYNPTNNPTNDRILIAEAWVTPLERAARYVRPDEMHHGFGFEYLTTAWDAQAITHTITANNAVNAISTWVLSNHDIVRHASRLGHHDTTLTASRLGIGPNDPQPDTQLGLTRARAATTLMLGLPGAAYLYQGEELGLPEATTIPPHHRQDPTWTRSNGTIIGRDGCRVPLPWNADAPAYGFNTTGKTWLPQPDTYRQYARDHQENTPNSTLQLYRNLLSLRRQYRLGETDLAHVDMGPENNHLVVFHADGPVERIVLMLNTSSTPTPLPHGELLISSIPCHNNQLPGNSAAWIRLPRNTTTA, encoded by the coding sequence ATGGCTAACCCAACCAGCCCCAGCCCCTACGAACGCATGGGCGGCCACGCAGCCTTCACCACACTCATCTCCACCTTCTACGACGGCGTCCGCAACGACCCCGAACTACGCGCCCTCTACCCCGAAGAAGACCTCGGCCCCGCCGAAGAACGACTCCTGCAATTCATAGAGCAATACTGGGGCGGCCCCACCACCTACTCCGAAAAACGCGGCCACCCCCGCCTACGCATGCGCCACATGCCCTTCGCCATCACACCCACCCAACGCGACCGCTGGGTAACCCACATGATGAAAGGCGTCGACGCCATGGGCCTGCCCCAACCCGAAGACACGGCCCTACGCGCCTACCTCCTACGCGCAGCCGACTCCCTCATCAACACCCCAGAACCACAACCACTCCCCTGGTGGAAAAACGCCGTCGTCTACCAGATCTACCCCCGCAGCTTCGCCGACGCCAACGGCGACGGCATCGGCGACCTCCCCGGAATCACCAACAACCTCCACCACATCGCCGAACTCGGCGTCGACGCCATCTGGATAAGCCCCTTCTACCCCTCACCCATGGCCGACGCCGGATACGACGTCGCCGACTACCGCAACATCGACCCCACCTACGGCACCCTCGAGGACCTCGACAACCTCATCAACCGTGCCCACCAACTCGGCCTCAAAATCATCATCGACATCGTCCCCAACCACACCTCCAGCAGCCCCCCCTGGTTCCAACAAGCCCTCAACGCCGCCCCCAACTCCCCCGAACGCGACCGCTACATCTTCCGCCAAGGCCGCGGCCCCAACGGCGAACTGCCACCCAACAACTGGGAATCCAACTTCTCCGGCCCAGCATGGACCCGCACCGACGACGGCAGCTGGTACCTCCACCTCTTCGACTCAGCCCAACCAGACCTCAACTGGAACAACCCCCACGTCCACGCCGAATTCGAATCCATCCTCCGCTACTGGTGCGACCGCGGCATCGACGGCTTCCGCATCGACGTCGCCCACGGCCTCATCAAAGCCGACGGCCTACCCGACACCGACCCCACCCTCACCCCCAACGACCCCACCCACCACCAACCCATGTACGACCAAGACGGCGTCCACGACATCTACCGCCGCTGGCGCCGCATCCTCAACGAATACAACCCCACCAACAACCCCACCAACGACCGCATCCTCATCGCCGAAGCCTGGGTCACCCCCCTCGAACGCGCCGCCCGATACGTACGCCCCGACGAAATGCACCACGGCTTCGGATTCGAATACCTCACCACTGCCTGGGACGCCCAAGCCATCACCCACACCATCACCGCCAACAACGCAGTCAACGCCATCTCCACCTGGGTCCTGTCCAACCACGACATCGTCCGCCACGCCTCCCGCCTCGGCCACCACGACACCACCCTCACCGCAAGCCGCCTAGGCATCGGCCCCAACGACCCCCAACCCGACACCCAACTCGGCCTCACCCGCGCCCGCGCCGCCACCACCCTCATGCTCGGCCTCCCCGGCGCCGCCTACCTCTACCAAGGCGAAGAACTCGGACTACCCGAAGCCACCACCATCCCCCCACACCACCGGCAAGACCCCACCTGGACCCGCTCCAACGGCACCATCATCGGCCGCGATGGATGCCGCGTACCCCTCCCCTGGAACGCCGACGCCCCCGCCTACGGCTTCAACACCACCGGCAAAACCTGGCTACCCCAACCCGACACCTACCGCCAATACGCCCGCGACCACCAAGAAAACACCCCCAACTCCACCCTCCAGCTCTACCGAAACCTCCTATCCCTGCGCCGCCAATACCGCCTCGGCGAAACCGACCTCGCCCACGTCGACATGGGCCCCGAAAACAACCACCTCGTCGTCTTCCACGCCGACGGCCCCGTCGAACGCATCGTCCTCATGCTCAACACCAGCAGCACCCCCACCCCACTACCCCACGGCGAACTCCTCATCTCCAGCATCCCCTGCCACAACAACCAACTGCCCGGCAACAGCGCCGCCTGGATCCGACTCCCCCGAAACACCACCACCGCATGA
- a CDS encoding threonine/serine ThrE exporter family protein, whose amino-acid sequence MADKSGGSVSGVGDEGRSGVPEGDERSWFVPATRDVSSVEGDAGVEAVAAVSKPEMYPALDENSVIAEDPVTGTLKVIPRDQLKQSGLFRVRNALRGSAPTWGMDLREINDGVEHAHSRSVIDLAMRMAEVSLATGASAADVTAGVLAVTRAYGLRSVHVDVTFTSIAVTHHRGSFQDPVTMVRTVSVRVPDYERLSRLEALSAEISEGDLPLDEARARFLEINESPHAYARWVVTVASGVTGLGVGILLGGTPAELVLVTLVVMLVDRSSLWSARRKLAAFFAQIVGGAIPTVVMLGLVAGGAYVSDSFLAVRPSLIVTCGIVVALAGLSVVGAAQDAIDAYYVTAAARSFEVFMMTLGILVGVMGVLSIGQRLGVPSYLIPPRTFAPMLGWQITGVVLAAFGAALSSYSGPVTVVVAAVTGALSWLVYTLVGVVGFDPIAATAAACLCAGLMSQLMAGWLNVPPLGVVTGGIVAFLPGGLVFRGLYYLVEPVPDPSAAMDGGTLLWSAAATGLAIAGGVSMGTYLGRFLRPRSRIAGKAVSRALRRSSVSSGAAS is encoded by the coding sequence GTGGCTGACAAGAGTGGCGGTTCTGTTTCTGGTGTTGGTGATGAGGGGCGTTCGGGTGTGCCTGAGGGGGATGAGCGTTCGTGGTTTGTGCCGGCGACGCGTGATGTGTCTTCGGTTGAGGGTGATGCTGGGGTGGAGGCTGTCGCGGCGGTGAGTAAGCCGGAGATGTATCCGGCGTTGGATGAGAACAGCGTGATCGCTGAAGACCCGGTGACCGGGACGTTGAAGGTTATTCCGCGGGATCAGTTGAAGCAGAGTGGGCTGTTCCGGGTTCGGAATGCGTTGCGGGGTTCTGCGCCGACGTGGGGGATGGATCTTCGGGAGATCAATGATGGGGTGGAGCATGCGCATTCGCGGTCGGTGATTGATTTGGCGATGCGGATGGCTGAGGTGTCGTTGGCGACGGGGGCTTCGGCGGCGGATGTGACTGCGGGCGTGTTGGCGGTCACGCGTGCCTATGGGTTGCGGTCGGTGCATGTGGATGTGACGTTTACGTCGATCGCGGTGACGCATCACCGGGGGTCGTTTCAGGATCCGGTGACGATGGTGCGCACGGTGAGTGTGCGGGTGCCTGATTATGAGCGGTTGTCGCGGTTGGAGGCGTTGAGCGCGGAGATTTCTGAGGGTGATTTGCCTTTGGATGAGGCCAGGGCGCGGTTTTTGGAGATCAATGAGAGTCCGCATGCGTATGCGCGGTGGGTGGTGACTGTTGCTTCGGGTGTGACGGGTTTGGGCGTGGGGATCCTGTTGGGTGGTACGCCGGCTGAGTTGGTGTTGGTGACGTTGGTGGTGATGTTGGTGGATCGCTCCTCGTTGTGGTCGGCGCGGCGTAAGTTGGCGGCGTTTTTCGCCCAAATTGTGGGTGGTGCGATTCCCACGGTGGTGATGTTGGGGTTGGTTGCTGGTGGCGCGTATGTGTCGGATTCGTTTTTGGCAGTGCGGCCTTCGTTGATTGTGACGTGTGGGATTGTTGTGGCGTTGGCTGGGTTGTCTGTGGTGGGGGCGGCGCAGGATGCGATTGACGCGTATTACGTCACGGCGGCGGCGCGTTCGTTTGAGGTGTTCATGATGACGTTGGGCATTTTGGTGGGGGTGATGGGTGTGTTGAGTATTGGTCAGCGGTTGGGGGTGCCGTCGTATTTGATTCCTCCACGAACGTTCGCTCCGATGTTGGGGTGGCAGATCACGGGGGTGGTGTTGGCTGCCTTTGGTGCGGCGTTGTCGTCGTATTCGGGGCCGGTGACGGTGGTGGTTGCTGCGGTGACAGGTGCGTTGAGTTGGTTGGTGTACACGTTGGTGGGGGTTGTCGGGTTTGATCCGATCGCGGCGACAGCGGCTGCGTGTTTGTGTGCGGGGTTGATGAGTCAGTTGATGGCTGGTTGGTTGAATGTTCCGCCGTTGGGTGTGGTTACGGGTGGGATTGTGGCGTTTTTGCCGGGTGGTTTGGTGTTTAGAGGGTTGTATTACTTGGTTGAGCCGGTGCCGGATCCGTCTGCGGCGATGGATGGTGGGACGTTGTTGTGGTCGGCGGCTGCGACGGGGTTGGCGATTGCTGGTGGTGTGTCGATGGGGACGTATTTGGGTCGTTTCTTGAGGCCGCGCTCGCGGATTGCGGGGAAGGCTGTTTCGCGTGCGTTGCGTCGTTCGTCGGTGAGTTCGGGGGCGGCGAGCTGA
- a CDS encoding mechanosensitive ion channel family protein produces MIGTTLMMMTAKLDIRNPIHTGTSGRTGTGADKEPTGNTSFSLSKLSDLTWSDLGDWLLDRPLKILFILVVAYLARWLLHRGINTLIRTIQWRRSTGDTGSIGVVDPMPTAQLPVMRRGARKAARAVKQAGLVNTDRQGQRLDTLGSLLRSIVSVLVWVTAALMIGTEIGINMAPIIASAGVGGVAIAFGAQSIVKDFISGLFMMFEDQYGVGDLVDTGEAIGTVEEVTLRVTRLRDATGVVWYVRNGQITRIANRTQGFQTGAVDIPVSIEEDPGRVISILKRVVADVYIDPRWRKSLLEEPTVAGVESLEGGTMTIRIFAKCVADQQWGVMREIREHSKKALSARGIAGPLLMPSNLPWAPHAAKPKEGTDNNTPPKS; encoded by the coding sequence ATGATCGGCACGACCCTCATGATGATGACGGCAAAGCTCGACATCCGTAATCCCATCCACACCGGCACCAGCGGACGAACAGGGACAGGCGCAGACAAAGAACCTACCGGAAATACCTCCTTCTCACTATCCAAACTCAGCGACCTCACATGGAGCGACCTAGGCGACTGGCTCCTAGACCGCCCCCTAAAAATCCTCTTCATCCTCGTCGTCGCCTACCTCGCCCGCTGGCTACTACACCGCGGCATCAACACCCTCATCCGCACCATCCAATGGCGCAGATCCACCGGCGACACCGGCAGCATCGGCGTGGTCGACCCCATGCCCACCGCCCAACTGCCCGTCATGCGCCGCGGAGCCCGCAAAGCCGCCCGAGCCGTCAAACAAGCAGGACTGGTCAACACCGACCGTCAAGGCCAACGCCTAGACACCCTCGGATCACTCCTACGAAGCATCGTCTCCGTCCTCGTCTGGGTCACCGCCGCCCTCATGATCGGTACCGAAATCGGCATCAACATGGCGCCGATCATCGCCTCCGCCGGAGTCGGTGGTGTCGCCATCGCCTTCGGTGCACAAAGCATCGTCAAAGACTTCATCAGCGGCCTGTTCATGATGTTCGAAGACCAATACGGCGTCGGTGACCTCGTCGACACCGGCGAAGCCATCGGCACCGTCGAAGAAGTCACCCTGCGCGTCACCCGACTACGCGACGCCACCGGCGTCGTCTGGTACGTCCGCAACGGCCAAATCACCCGCATCGCCAACCGCACCCAAGGCTTCCAAACCGGCGCCGTCGACATCCCCGTCTCCATCGAAGAAGACCCAGGCCGCGTCATCTCCATCCTCAAACGCGTCGTCGCCGACGTCTACATCGACCCCCGCTGGCGCAAATCCCTCCTCGAAGAACCAACCGTCGCCGGTGTCGAATCCCTCGAAGGCGGCACCATGACCATCCGCATCTTCGCCAAATGCGTCGCCGACCAACAATGGGGCGTCATGCGAGAAATCCGCGAACACAGCAAAAAAGCCCTCTCCGCACGCGGCATCGCCGGCCCCCTCCTCATGCCCAGCAACCTGCCCTGGGCACCCCACGCCGCCAAACCCAAAGAAGGCACCGACAACAACACCCCACCCAAGTCATAA